From the Synechococcus sp. Nb3U1 genome, the window GATTGCGATCCAATCTCTCCCCTTCAGGATTCAATTCCCACCGGAGAACTGGGTATACCTCCTCGCCTGCTTCAGTAGGGGTCTCCCGGACAGTCTCAAGGGATCCCTCCCTCTTGAAGAGGCATTCCCCAAGTCCGAACCAGAAAAATGCGTAAGTCGCAAGTCAAGCATGATAAAACTGCATAACTTGTCACAAACCGTAGTGTTGAATACCAAAGTTCAAGATTGGCAATCGCTAAGGTGGCGTGTAGTGACCCCACGGCAGCGATGATGGCAAACCAATTTGAACGCATTAAAAGCGAGAAGGATGGGCTAGCGGTTAAGGCTGAATTGGAACAGTTCGCCCGCCTCGGCTGGGAAAACATTCCCGAAGATGACCGCGATCACCGCCTCAAGTGGTTGGGGATCTTCTCCCGCAAGCGCACCCCCGGTCAGTTCATGCTGCGGCTGCGGGTGCCCAATGGCATTCTCACCAGCGGCCAAATGCGCATGTTGGGGGCGATCATCCACCCCTACGGGGTCGATGGTGTAGCGGACATCACCACCCGGCAGAACCTTCAACTGCGGGGCATCCCCATTGAAGAGATGCCTCAGATTTTGGGGTATTTGAAGGATGTTGGCCTGACCAGCGTGCAGTCGGGTATGGATAACGTGCGCAACATCACGGGATCCCCCCTGGCGGGCATCGACCCAGATGAGCTGATTGACGTGCGTGGCCTTACCCGTAAGGTGCAGGACATGATCACCAACAACGGCGAGGGGAATGAATCCTTCAGTAACCTACCCCGGAAGTTCAACATCGCCATCGCTGGCTGTCGAGACAACTCTGTTCATGCCGAGATTAATGATCTGGCCTTTATCCCCGCCTTCAAAAATGGCAAGCTGGGCTTCAACGTGCTGGTGGGGGGCTTTTTTTCTGCTCGTCGCTGCGCGGAGGCTATTTCCCTCAATGTTTGGGCGGATCCGCGGGATGTGGTGGCCATTTGTGAGGCGGTGTTGCTGGTCTATCGGGATCACGGCCTGCGGGCCAACCGGCAAAAGTCACGGCTGATGTGGTTGGTGGATGAATGGGGGATCGAAAAGTTCCGAGCTACCCTGGAAAGCCAAATCGGCCATACCTTGCCTACCGCGGCGGAAAAAGACGAGGTGCTCTGGCACAAGCGGGATCTGATCGGGGTTCATGCCCAGAAGCAGCCGGGCTTGAACTTTGTCGGTCTGCACGTTCCGGTGGGACGGCTGCAGGCTCTAGAGCTGATGGAACTGGCGCGCATGGCGGAGGTGTATGGCTCCGGGGAATTGCGTCTGACGGTGGAGCAGAACCTGCTGATTCCCAACGTGCCGGATTCTCGCGTGGCCTCTTTGTTAAAGGAGCCACTGCTGAAAAAGTTCTCTCCCAATCCAGGGCCGTTGCAGCGGGGGTTGGTGTCTTGTACGGGCAATCAGTTCTGTAACTTTGCCCTGATCGAGACCAAAAATCAGGCAGTGGCCCTGATGGAAGTCTTAGAGCAAGAGCTAGAACTCCCCCGAATCGTGCGCATCCACTGGACCGGCTGCCCCAACTCCTGCGGTCAGCCGCAGGTGGCAGATATTGGCCTGATGGGCACCACTGCTCGCAAGGACGGCAAACCTGTTGAGGCGGTGGATATCTATATGGGAGGGGAAGTGGGTAAAGACGCCAAGCTGGGCGAATGTGTGCGCAAAGGGATCCCTTGCGAGGACCTAAAACCTGTCTTGGTGGAGCTGCTGATTGAGCATTTCGGGGCCAAACTTCGCCTCCATCCCCCCGTTGCTGGGTCATTTCCTCATCCCGTGGCCATCGGGTAGGAATCCGAGAGTTCACCCCTCTTCAATCCCTATTCATTTTGGGTGTGTCTTAGGTGTGTCCTCTGCTGCATTGTCCTCATCTTCGTCATTCAAAATCTCGGAGTTCATCATGTTCAATATATTCAACGCTTCTTCTGCGGTATCTCGTCGGCAATTTTTGGCCGGGGCGGCGGCTCTTACGGCTGGGGCTGTCACAGCAGGGATCCCACGGGCCCAGTCTCAGTCTTTGGGCAGTGGCTACTGGATTGCTCAGGCAGATACCCCCGAAACCACCCGTGCCAAGCTAGGGTTTATTGCCCTCACGGATGCAGCTCCCCTCATTATCGCCAAGGAAAAGGGGCTGTTTGAAAAGTACGGCATGAAAGATGTGGAGGTGGAAAAACAAGCCTCCTGGGGCACCACCCGCGATAATTTGGTACTTGGCTCTGGGGCCGGTGGCATCGATGGGGCGCACATCCTCACCCCCATGCCCTACTTGATCACCACCGGCAAAGTTACCGATGGTCGGCCTGTACCGATGTACATTTTGGCCCGTTTGAATCTGGATGGACAGGGGATTAGCATTGCCAATACCTATCGGGATCTGGAAATTGGCCTAGACAGTTCCCCCCTCAAGGCCAAATTTGCCGAGGCGCGAGCTGCCGGTGGGGATCCCAAGTGTGCGGTGACCTTCCCGGGGGGAACCCATGATCTGTGGATGCGCTACTGGCTATCTGCCGGGGGAATTGATCCCAACAATGATGTTTCCACCATCGTAGTGCCGCCGCCGCAAATGGTGGCCAACATGAAATCCAGAACTATGGAAGCCTTTTGTGTGGGCGAACCCTGGAATGCTCAACTGATCAACCAAAAAGAAGGTTATTCCGCTTTAACCACCGGCGAATTGTGGAACAATCACCCCGAAAAATCTCTGGGGATGCGGGCCGATTGGGTAGATGCCCACCCCAAGGCAGCCTTGGCATTGATCAAGGCAGTGCAAGAAGCACAAATCTGGTGCGATCAACTGGAGAACAAAGAAGAGATGTGTCAAATCTTGGCACAACGGCGCTGGTTCGGGATCCCGGCAGCCGATATTTTGGGCCGTGCCCAGGGTACCTTCGACTACGGCACCAGCAAGATCGTTGAAAATAGCCCCCATGTGATGAAGTTCTGGGATGAAAACGCTTCTTATCCCTTTAAGAGTCACGATCTCTGGTTCTTAACCGAAGATATCCGTTGGGGCTATTTCCCCGCAGATACCGATATCAAAGCCCTAGTGGAGCAAGTGAACCGAGAAGACTTGTGGCGAGAAGCCGCCAAAGCCATTGGCCAGGAATCTGCCATTCCGGCAAGCACCTCCCGGGGTGTAGAGACCTTCTTCGATGGGGTGCAATTTGATCCGGAAAATCCTGGAGCCTACCTCGATGGGCTGTCCATCAAAAAGCTGGCCTAACTCTACCCTTTGAGCACCCTTTGCAGAAGAGAGAGAAGGGATCCCCTTCAAACTGTTCAATCCAGACCCCTTTTCTCTCCTCTTTCCCTTACATTTACATCAACCCCCAGCCCCCAGCCAACCATGAACCTTATTCCCCTCCGCAAGATCGGGTACAACCTCTTCCGCATCCTGTTGCCCATCATCGGGAGCTTCGGTCAATGGCTATTGAGAGCGCTGCATAGCCACATTCTACAATTCAAAGCCGTTGTCAATACTTCCTCTAGTTCTGGATCCAGCCCCCGCTCCGCTTGGATACAACGAGTCAACCTCCATAAAGCATTGCGCCGTATTTTGTTGCCAATTACAGCAATTTTGGTGGTTTTGCTGCTCTGGCAAATTATTTACAGTCAACCAGGGGCCAATTTGCCTACCCCCGCGCAAGTTTGGCAGGATACTTGGGATCCCTTGATCAAAGATCCCTTCTTCGATTTTGGTGGCAACGATAAGGGGTTGTTCTGGCAAATTTGGGCCAGTTTGCAGCGGGTGGCGATCGGCTTTACCTTGGCGGCTTTGGCGGGAGTCCTGGGGGGGATGATCATCGGGGTGAACCGCTGGCTCTACGAGGCAGTAGATCCGATCTTTCAAGTGCTGCGCACGGTGCCTCCTTTGGCTTGGTTGCCCATTTCCCTTGCGGCCTTTCGAGATGCCACCCCTTCGGCTATTTTCGTGATTTTCATCACCGCCATCTGGCCCATTTTGATTAACACAACCGTGGGTGTGCAACGGATCCCGCAGGATTACCGCAACGTGGCTCGGATTGTGCACATGTCGGGCTGGAAATACTTTTTCAAAATTGTCTTTCCGGCAACCGTGCCTTACATCTTTACCGGCTTGCGGATTGGGGTGGGGCTGTCTTGGTTGGCGATTGTCGCGGCGGAAATGTTGATCGGTGGTGTGGGCATCGGTTTCTTTATTTGGGATGCCTGGAATAGTTCCCGCATCAGCGAGATCATTTTGGCTCTCATCTACGTTGGGATTGTCGGTCTTTTGCTGGATCGATTGATGGCTTGGATCGGTTCGCTGGTCGTTGCTGAAGATCACTAGAAGATCACTAA encodes:
- a CDS encoding ferredoxin--nitrite reductase, with translation MANQFERIKSEKDGLAVKAELEQFARLGWENIPEDDRDHRLKWLGIFSRKRTPGQFMLRLRVPNGILTSGQMRMLGAIIHPYGVDGVADITTRQNLQLRGIPIEEMPQILGYLKDVGLTSVQSGMDNVRNITGSPLAGIDPDELIDVRGLTRKVQDMITNNGEGNESFSNLPRKFNIAIAGCRDNSVHAEINDLAFIPAFKNGKLGFNVLVGGFFSARRCAEAISLNVWADPRDVVAICEAVLLVYRDHGLRANRQKSRLMWLVDEWGIEKFRATLESQIGHTLPTAAEKDEVLWHKRDLIGVHAQKQPGLNFVGLHVPVGRLQALELMELARMAEVYGSGELRLTVEQNLLIPNVPDSRVASLLKEPLLKKFSPNPGPLQRGLVSCTGNQFCNFALIETKNQAVALMEVLEQELELPRIVRIHWTGCPNSCGQPQVADIGLMGTTARKDGKPVEAVDIYMGGEVGKDAKLGECVRKGIPCEDLKPVLVELLIEHFGAKLRLHPPVAGSFPHPVAIG
- a CDS encoding CmpA/NrtA family ABC transporter substrate-binding protein, yielding MFNIFNASSAVSRRQFLAGAAALTAGAVTAGIPRAQSQSLGSGYWIAQADTPETTRAKLGFIALTDAAPLIIAKEKGLFEKYGMKDVEVEKQASWGTTRDNLVLGSGAGGIDGAHILTPMPYLITTGKVTDGRPVPMYILARLNLDGQGISIANTYRDLEIGLDSSPLKAKFAEARAAGGDPKCAVTFPGGTHDLWMRYWLSAGGIDPNNDVSTIVVPPPQMVANMKSRTMEAFCVGEPWNAQLINQKEGYSALTTGELWNNHPEKSLGMRADWVDAHPKAALALIKAVQEAQIWCDQLENKEEMCQILAQRRWFGIPAADILGRAQGTFDYGTSKIVENSPHVMKFWDENASYPFKSHDLWFLTEDIRWGYFPADTDIKALVEQVNREDLWREAAKAIGQESAIPASTSRGVETFFDGVQFDPENPGAYLDGLSIKKLA
- the ntrB gene encoding nitrate ABC transporter permease, which encodes MNLIPLRKIGYNLFRILLPIIGSFGQWLLRALHSHILQFKAVVNTSSSSGSSPRSAWIQRVNLHKALRRILLPITAILVVLLLWQIIYSQPGANLPTPAQVWQDTWDPLIKDPFFDFGGNDKGLFWQIWASLQRVAIGFTLAALAGVLGGMIIGVNRWLYEAVDPIFQVLRTVPPLAWLPISLAAFRDATPSAIFVIFITAIWPILINTTVGVQRIPQDYRNVARIVHMSGWKYFFKIVFPATVPYIFTGLRIGVGLSWLAIVAAEMLIGGVGIGFFIWDAWNSSRISEIILALIYVGIVGLLLDRLMAWIGSLVVAEDH